One Deltaproteobacteria bacterium DNA window includes the following coding sequences:
- the nifH gene encoding nitrogenase iron protein gives MRQIAIYGKGGIGKSTTTQNTVAGLAALGKKCMIVGCDPKADSTRLILHAKAQQTVMDLVRERGTVEDLELDDVLKIGYGGIRCVESGGPEPGVGCAGRGVITAINFLEENGAYVPGLDFVFYDVLGDVVCGGFAMPIRENKAEEIYIVVSGEMMAMYAANNIAKGILKYSMSGKVRLGGLICNSRNTDREADLIEALSRRLGTQMIHFVPRDNQVQRAELRRMTVIEYSSSHGQADEYRELARKIDENRNLVVPTPLQMEELEDLLMEFGVIEDDDESIIGVAEGTAT, from the coding sequence ATGAGACAGATCGCGATTTACGGGAAAGGCGGCATCGGCAAGTCGACGACAACCCAGAACACAGTGGCCGGGCTCGCCGCACTGGGAAAGAAGTGCATGATCGTCGGCTGCGACCCGAAGGCCGACTCCACGCGCCTCATCCTTCATGCGAAGGCCCAGCAGACGGTCATGGACCTCGTGCGCGAACGCGGGACCGTGGAAGACCTCGAACTGGACGACGTCCTGAAGATCGGGTACGGCGGCATCCGGTGCGTGGAGTCCGGCGGCCCCGAGCCCGGCGTCGGCTGCGCCGGCCGCGGCGTCATCACCGCAATCAACTTCCTGGAGGAAAACGGAGCGTACGTCCCCGGGCTCGATTTCGTTTTCTACGACGTTCTCGGCGACGTCGTCTGCGGCGGGTTCGCCATGCCCATCCGCGAGAACAAGGCGGAAGAGATCTACATAGTCGTCTCCGGCGAAATGATGGCCATGTACGCGGCCAACAATATCGCCAAGGGGATACTCAAGTATTCGATGTCCGGAAAGGTCCGCCTGGGGGGACTCATCTGCAACTCCCGCAACACGGACCGCGAGGCCGACCTGATCGAGGCGCTGTCAAGGCGCCTGGGCACTCAGATGATCCATTTCGTTCCGCGGGACAACCAGGTGCAGCGCGCGGAGCTGCGGAGAATGACGGTGATCGAATACTCATCGAGCCATGGGCAGGCCGACGAGTACCGGGAGCTCGCCCGCAAAATAGACGAAAACAGGAACCTGGTCGTCCCCACGCCGCTGCAGATGGAGGAGCTGGAGGACCTGCTGATGGAATTCGGCGTTATCGAGGACGACGACGAGTCGATCATCGGCGTCGCAGAAGGGACCGCGACCTGA
- the nifD gene encoding nitrogenase molybdenum-iron protein alpha chain yields MTHPVKKVEGITRESTLEMIDRALVAYPEKGRKKRAPHLAPNDPSSCGACVKSNRKTVPGVMSARGCAYAGAKGVVWGPIRDMLHVSHGPVGCGWYSWGTRRNLMSGRNGVTNFAMQFTSDFQEKDIVYGGDKKLAVLLREARELFPLAKGISVLSECPVGLIGDDINSVARIMSKELDLPVIPCNCEGFRGVSQSLGHHISNDTIRDFVIETREFTEPQTPYDVALIGDYNIGGDVWSVKPLLEEIGLNVKATWTGDGEIERIAATHRVKLNIIHCYRSMNYMSRVMEEKYGIPWIELNFFGPTKIRESLRKLAERFDDRIKENVETAIAKYDPQMQAVIDEYRPRLEGRKVMLYVGGLRPRHTVGAYEDLGMIVVGSGYEFAHSDDYERTSPEMPDATVIYDDASEYELERFVDELKPDLVASGIKEKYVFQKMGLPFRQMHSWDYSGPYHAYKGFPIFARDIDMAINSPTWGFVKSPF; encoded by the coding sequence ATGACGCACCCCGTCAAGAAAGTGGAAGGCATAACGAGGGAATCGACCCTTGAGATGATCGACCGGGCGCTTGTGGCCTATCCCGAGAAGGGGAGGAAGAAGCGCGCTCCGCACCTGGCGCCCAACGACCCGTCCTCGTGCGGCGCCTGCGTGAAATCGAACCGGAAGACCGTCCCGGGCGTAATGAGCGCGCGCGGCTGCGCCTACGCCGGCGCCAAGGGAGTGGTCTGGGGGCCGATCCGCGACATGCTCCACGTATCGCACGGACCGGTGGGCTGCGGATGGTACTCCTGGGGGACCCGCCGCAACCTCATGAGCGGCAGGAACGGCGTCACCAACTTCGCCATGCAGTTCACCTCGGATTTCCAGGAGAAGGACATCGTGTACGGAGGGGACAAGAAGCTGGCGGTGCTTCTGCGGGAAGCCCGCGAGCTCTTCCCGCTCGCCAAGGGGATCTCGGTCCTTTCCGAGTGCCCGGTCGGACTGATCGGCGACGACATCAACTCGGTCGCCAGGATAATGAGCAAGGAACTGGATCTCCCCGTCATCCCGTGCAACTGCGAAGGCTTCCGTGGGGTTTCACAGTCCCTCGGCCACCACATCTCCAACGACACCATACGGGACTTCGTCATAGAGACGCGCGAGTTCACCGAGCCGCAGACCCCTTACGACGTGGCGCTGATCGGCGACTACAACATCGGCGGAGACGTCTGGTCGGTGAAACCGCTGCTCGAAGAAATCGGCCTGAACGTAAAGGCCACCTGGACCGGCGACGGCGAAATCGAGCGGATCGCCGCCACGCACAGGGTGAAACTCAACATCATCCACTGTTACCGCTCGATGAACTACATGAGCCGTGTCATGGAGGAGAAGTACGGCATCCCGTGGATCGAGCTGAATTTCTTCGGGCCGACGAAGATCCGGGAAAGCCTGCGCAAGCTGGCGGAGCGTTTCGACGACAGGATCAAGGAGAACGTGGAGACGGCGATCGCGAAGTACGATCCGCAGATGCAGGCGGTGATCGACGAATACCGGCCGCGGCTCGAAGGCAGGAAGGTGATGCTGTACGTGGGGGGCTTGCGCCCCCGCCACACGGTGGGCGCATACGAGGACCTGGGGATGATCGTCGTCGGTTCCGGGTACGAGTTCGCCCACTCCGACGATTACGAGCGGACCTCCCCGGAGATGCCCGACGCCACGGTCATCTACGACGACGCCTCCGAATACGAGCTCGAACGGTTCGTCGACGAGCTGAAACCGGACCTGGTGGCAAGCGGCATAAAGGAGAAGTACGTCTTCCAGAAAATGGGGCTCCCTTTCCGGCAGATGCACAGCTGGGACTATTCGGGCCCGTATCACGCTTACAAGGGTTTCCCGATCTTCGCGCGGGACATCGACATGGCGATCAACAGCCCGACCTGGGGCTTTGTCAAGTCGCCGTTCTGA
- a CDS encoding NAD(+)--dinitrogen-reductase ADP-D-ribosyltransferase, with the protein MKRPRLTMNLCNLPSWAIASRGFNENPRPIVIQGVRGAHRQLFLRLDAQEDPALRGAAFHDYMDVAFQLHQWKGEESELGRRSLRNSYLRFLRGWMFDANSMEGAVLKGWVESRFGIPPTFHREPIDDIHSDAYSRYTIDRMNGMARTNSIQAQLDVLYEFTQYELARRNPDSFSFTLFRGVHDFSEHRVLENLSKDRCILLLNNLNSFTRDFERAWEFGSRVLEAIVPAQKIFFRADLLPLLRLKGEEEVIVIGGEYEVRVRTS; encoded by the coding sequence ATGAAACGTCCGCGGCTGACGATGAACCTTTGCAATCTGCCTTCCTGGGCGATCGCATCGCGGGGCTTCAACGAAAACCCGCGGCCGATCGTGATCCAGGGAGTGCGTGGGGCGCACCGGCAGCTCTTCCTGCGCCTCGACGCGCAGGAAGATCCCGCGCTGCGAGGAGCGGCATTTCACGACTACATGGACGTGGCGTTCCAGCTTCACCAGTGGAAGGGGGAGGAATCGGAGCTGGGACGAAGGAGCCTGAGGAACAGCTACCTCCGGTTCCTTCGCGGCTGGATGTTCGACGCCAATTCCATGGAGGGAGCGGTGCTTAAAGGGTGGGTGGAGAGCCGTTTCGGCATCCCGCCGACGTTCCACAGGGAGCCGATCGACGACATCCACTCGGATGCGTATTCCCGCTACACGATCGATCGGATGAACGGTATGGCGCGAACGAATTCGATACAGGCCCAGCTCGATGTCCTTTATGAGTTTACGCAGTACGAGCTTGCGCGCCGGAACCCGGATTCCTTTTCGTTCACCCTTTTTCGCGGCGTGCACGATTTTTCCGAACACCGCGTCCTTGAAAATCTCTCGAAGGACCGGTGCATTTTGCTCCTCAACAACCTCAACTCGTTCACGCGCGATTTCGAACGCGCCTGGGAATTCGGAAGCCGGGTTCTCGAAGCGATTGTCCCCGCGCAAAAGATTTTCTTCCGCGCGGACCTGCTGCCCCTGCTGCGGCTTAAAGGGGAAGAGGAAGTCATCGTCATCGGCGGGGAATACGAAGTTCGGGTGCGTACGTCATGA
- the draG gene encoding ADP-ribosyl-[dinitrogen reductase] hydrolase — protein MTHGDLLKRGRAAFLGLAVGDALGATTEFMVPGEIRDRYGVHRTIVGGGWLRLKPGMVTDDTEMSLCIARALVRAGGWDLRGIADNFAMWLRSKPVDVGAACRRGIRDYMLKGRLSAPCNEWDAGNGAVMRMTPVALLTLGDGETLARCAVEQARITHNHPLSDAACIAVGRMIQEAVLGAPLQRLRAIAEELALSHTAFAFEPYRGEASGYVAHTLQTVFHDFFAADGFEECLVRVVNRGGDADTTGAIAGSIAGAYYGPDAIPAAWRRRLDSAVRAEVEGLAEWLVRLSPSWTRSERFPDEHQEGRLPA, from the coding sequence ATGACGCACGGCGATCTCCTTAAGCGCGGAAGGGCGGCGTTCCTCGGCCTGGCGGTCGGGGACGCCCTGGGGGCAACCACCGAGTTCATGGTCCCGGGAGAGATACGGGACCGGTACGGCGTGCACCGGACGATCGTCGGCGGCGGCTGGCTCAGACTCAAGCCCGGAATGGTGACGGACGACACGGAGATGTCGCTATGCATCGCGCGGGCTTTGGTTCGCGCCGGCGGATGGGACTTAAGAGGGATCGCCGACAATTTCGCCATGTGGTTGAGGAGCAAACCTGTGGACGTGGGAGCCGCCTGCCGGCGCGGGATACGCGATTACATGCTTAAAGGACGTCTATCGGCGCCTTGCAACGAGTGGGACGCCGGAAACGGGGCCGTCATGCGAATGACCCCGGTGGCCCTCCTCACGCTGGGGGACGGAGAAACGCTCGCCCGTTGCGCCGTGGAGCAGGCGCGCATAACCCATAACCATCCTCTTTCGGACGCCGCCTGCATCGCGGTCGGGCGAATGATCCAGGAGGCGGTACTTGGCGCCCCGCTTCAACGCCTCCGGGCGATCGCCGAGGAACTCGCACTGTCCCATACCGCGTTCGCTTTCGAGCCCTACCGCGGGGAAGCCTCGGGATACGTGGCCCACACCCTTCAGACCGTTTTTCACGACTTCTTCGCGGCCGACGGTTTCGAGGAGTGCCTTGTGCGGGTGGTCAACCGTGGAGGAGACGCCGATACGACGGGAGCGATTGCAGGGTCCATCGCCGGGGCTTATTACGGGCCCGATGCCATCCCGGCCGCATGGCGCAGGAGGCTCGACAGCGCCGTCCGCGCGGAGGTGGAGGGGCTGGCGGAATGGCTGGTCCGGCTCTCCCCCTCATGGACGCGATCCGAAAGATTCCCCGACGAACATCAAGAAGGGAGGTTGCCGGCATGA